The sequence TCGGGCAACTGGTTCCAGTGAATATCCATCAGCGCTTCAACGGATTTCGACATCTGGCTGTTACCCTCTGGTTACACAAAATCACAGTTTCGCCTTATTTCGGGTTAAATGGGTCATAAAGTCGCCACACTCCCCCCTTTAAATACTCCCTATGCCGCATCCCATGCTGCATATCCAGAGACCCCCCTCTCTGGTCCCTCAAAAAGGCGTTTATAGCCTCAACTTGTCGGCCGAACTCAGCTCCCCTGTGGTTCGGTCGACTTTTTCTTTTTCAGCAGGGGCTTAAATAGGATACCTTTTGCGCTCCTCAACCTCTCTGTCCACTTTGTCATAAGAATTTCATGAGCATTTTTTGCGGCCAAGACCTGATCTGTGTGCGTGGTGAGCGGACCGTCTTTAGCGGCCTTGATTTCAACCTGGACGCTGGTGGCGCGTTGGTCCTGATTGGTCCCAACGGCAGTGGCAAGTCGAGTCTGCTCAGGTTGATGACGGGGCTTCTTCCGCAAGCTGGCGGACGTTTAAGCTGGAATGATGAAGCGATCAGCGAAGACCCGGAAGCCCACGGCGGCCGGATGCATTACGTTGGCCATCATGACGCCGTCAAACCGGTTCTCAGTGTTGCCGAAAATGTCAACTTCTGGACGTCCCTGCGCGGCGGCGCGGTTGATGTCATGACGGCCCTTGAAACCTTTGGCATTGCCCATCTGGCCGATGTTCCGGGACGCTTTCTTTCGGCCGGGCAGAAGCGCCGGGTCAATCTGGCCCGCATTGTTGCCGCACCGGCTCCCCTGTGGTTGCTTGATGAGCCGACAACGGCCCTCGACAAGCAAACCATTGCAGAGCTGGAGGCGACTATCTCGGCCCATCGGGCAGGTGGCGGCATGGTTGTCATCTCGACCCATTCGGATATGCATCTTGAGAGCTTTGAGGTGCTCGATCTGGCCGACTATGCCATCAGGCAAGCCTCATGAACGGCTTTCTAGCCATCCTCAAGCGCGACCTGCACCTGGCGACCCGCCAGGGCATGGATAACATGATGGTGGTGATGTTCTTCGTCATTGCCGTGGTGCTGTTCCCTTTTGGTGTCGGCCCTGAACCCAATATCCTGGCCCGTATCGCCGCCGGGGTGATCTGGGTGGCGGCCTTGCTGGCTTCCATGCTGTCGCTGGAACGATTATTTCAGACGGATTTTGAAGACGGCTCGCTTGAATTGCTCAGCCTGTCACCGATTACCCTTGAGGTGGCGGTGCTGGCAAAAGTGGCGGCTCACTGGCTGACCACCGGCCTGCCGCTGATCATTGCAGCACCGCTGCTCGCGGTGTTGCTCAACATGAATACCGAAGGCTTCCCCATGCTTATTCTGGCGCTGTTGCTGGGCACCCCTTCTTTAAGCCTAATCGGGGCGGTCGGGGCGGCGCTTATTTTAGGATCGCGCCGTGGAGGGGTACTGCTGGCGCTTCTGATTTTACCGCTCTATATTCCGGTGCTTATTTTTGGTGTCAGCGCCATTGATGCCGTCATTGGCGGATTTGAAGCCAATGCTCAACTTTTGATTCTGGGCGCTTTCCTGATGGGGGCGTTAGCACTTTGTCCATGGGCGGCGGCTGCAGGTGTCAGGCAAGCCATCGAATGAGTGACAATTAGCAAGCCAGGCGTTAAAACTTCCTTCCCGCAAGCCCCTTTTAGTCAGAGAATTACATGCTACACCGTTTTGCCAATCCAACCCGTTTTCTGCGTATCGCCAGTGTCGTCCAACCATGGATGGCATGGGCGACGGTGCTGCTTGGCGGTGCCGGGCTTTATCTTGGGCTTTTCAACTCACCTGCCGATTACCAGCAGGGCAACAGTGTCCGTATCATGTATGTGCATGTGCCTTCGGCGTGGATGGCGATGTTCTGTTATTCGAGTATGGCCATCGCCGCTGCTGTCGGCTTGATCTGGAAGCACCCGCTGGCCGATGTGGCGGCCAAGGCGACGGCCCCGATTGGCGCCTGCTTTACGTTTCTGGCGCTGTTTACGGGATCGCTTTGGGGCAAGCCCATGTGGGGGACCTGGTGGGTCTGGGACGCGCGCCTGACCTCCATGCTGGTGCTGCTGTTCCTTTATCTTGGCTATATCGCGCTGGTTAATGCCTTTGATGACCCCACCCGTGGCACCAGGGCGTCTTCGATTCTGGTGCTGGTCGGTTTTATCAACGTGCCGATTATCAAGTTTTCCGTCGACTGGTGGAATACCCTGCATCAGCCGGCCAGTGTTATCAAAATGGGGGGCCCTTCCATTGATGCCTCCATGTTGTGGCCGTTGTTGTTAATGGCGGTTGCTTTCACCACATATTATCTGTGGGTGCTGTTAATCCGGATCAGGGCTGAAATTATCGGCAACAAAATCCGCATTGCGCGCTTAAAACAGGTTCACGGTTAAGGACATGAGCATGATCAAGGACTTTATCGATATGGGTGGTTACGGTGCGTACATCTGGCCCAGTTACGGGGTCACCGCCGTGGTGATGATCGTGATGCTGGTTACCAGTTTGCGCGGGCTTCGTGAAAATGAAGCGACACTGCAATCCCTTGAGGTATCAACAGAGGATAAGTCTTAAGTGAAAAGAAAGCATAAAAGACTGACATTCGTCGGCCTGGCGTTGTTGCTGATTGCCGCCGCCGCGGGCCTGATCCTAAGCGCGTTTGAGGAAAGCATCGTCTTCTTCCACAGCCCGACGGATATCGTCGAGAAATCGGTTCCGGCAACGCAGCGTTTGCGGCTGGGAGGGTTGGTCGAGGAAGGCAGTGTTGAGAAATTACCTGACGCGGTGGTTATGTTTAAAGTCACCGACATGGCCAATTCGGTTCAAGTCAGCTACCGGGGCATCCTGCCCGACCTGTTTCGCGAGGGACAGGGCGTTGTTGCCGAGGGGACGTTCAGCGCCGGTGTGTTCACCGCTGATGAGGTGCTGGCCAAGCACGATGAGAATTACATGCCCCCGGAAGTTGCTGATGCTTTGAAGAAATCCGGCAAGTGGGATGATATGAGCGAGGAAATGAAGCGTCAGGGACATGTCCCCGGGGAAACCACGAAATGATTGCCGAAGCCGGACATTTCGCCCTCGTCCTGGCCCTGTTTGTCGCCATTGTTCAGGCGGTGGTGCCGATGATCGGCGCTCACCGGGGTAATGCCGTGTGGATGTCCATGGACAAGCCTTCGGCCATTTCACAGGTGCTGCTGGTTTCTTTTGCTTTTGGCTGCCTGACCTATTCGCACGTTGTTTCCGACTTTTCCGTCGTCAACGTTGTTCAGAATTCCCATTCCCTGAAACCGATGCTCTACAAGGTCGCCGGTGTGTGGGGCAATCATGAAGGCTCACTGCTGTTGTGGGTGTTCATTCTCGCTGCTTTTGGATCAGCCGTCGCTTTGTTTGGTGCAAATTTGCCGCCGACGCTGAGGGCCCGGGTGCTTGGCGTGCAGTCATTGATCGCCGTCGGTTTTTATCTGTTTATGTTGCTGACCTCCAATCCGTTCGAGCGGGTGTTCCCGCCGGCTATGGATGGTCGCGACCTGAACCCGCTGTTGCAGGACCCGGGGCTGGCTTTCCATCCGCCGTTTTTGTATTTGGGTTACGTCGGTTTCTCGATGGCCTTTTCATTCGCCATTGCCGCCCTGATTGAAGGCCGTGTCGACGCGGCGTGGGCGCGCTGGGTCAGGCCATGGACGCTGGCCGCCTGGTCGTTTTTGACGATCGGCATCGCCCTTGGTTCCTGGTGGGCTTATTATGAACTGGGTTGGGGTGGCTGGTGGTTCTGGGATCCGGTCGAGAATGCTTCTTTCATGCCGTGGCTGGCTGGAACCGCGCTGCTGCATTCAGCGATCGTTGTAGAAAAGCGCGACACCATGAAGACGTGGACGATCTTCCTCGCCATTCTGGCTTTCTCCATGAGCTTGCTTGGCACTTTCCTGGTGCGCTCCGGGGTGCTGACATCGGTCCACGCTTTCGCCACCGACCCTGAACGTGGTGTCTTCATCCTGATGCTTCTGATGATTGTCATTGGTGGTTCACTGGTGCTGTTCGCCATGCGCGGCCCGGCTTTACGCAGCACCGGTGTTTTCAAACCGATATCGCGCGAAGGTGGTTTGCTTTTGAATAATCTTGTGATGTCGACAGGTTGCGCAGTGGTTCTGCTGGGCACCCTTTATCCGCTGTTCCTTGACGCGGTTGGCGGCTCGAAAGTTTCTGTTGGCCCGCCGTTTTTTAATTCCGTATTTATCCCGCTGATGGTGCCGATGTTCATGGCCATGGGCTTTGGCCCGTTCCTGTCGTGGAAGCGCGCCGACATCGTACAGGCAGCGCTGCGCCTTAAAATCGCCTTTGTCGTTGCCGGTGTGGCCGTCGCGGCGGCTGTGGCGATTGCTGGCGAGGGCCCGTTCCTGGGACTGGTTGGCTTGGGTCTGGCGGCCTGGCTTATGACCTCGACACTGGTGGAACTGGCTGAGCGGATCAAACTGTTCAAAGAACCTTTGACGACGTCACTGGGGCGTTTGTTGCGTCAGCCGCGGGCCTCGTGGGGGATGACCTTTGCGCATCTGGGTATGGCCATCGCCATTGCCGGTATGGCCGGGGCGGGTGGCTGGAAAGTCGAAAGTATTCAGGTCATGAAGCCCGGTGATCAGGTCAACGTTGCAGGCTATGATTACACTTTTTTTGGCGCGCGTCAGGATCAGGGGCCGAACTACACGATCATTGAAGGAACTTTTCAGGTCACAAAAGATGGCCAGGATGTGGCCACCTTAAAGGCCGAGAAACGTAATTACCCGGTGCGTCAGATGCCGACCACCGAAGCGGCCATCCATTCCCTGTTTTCAGGCGATTTGTACGCGGTTATTGGCGATCCCGATGGTCAGGACGGCGGCTTCGTAACCCGTATCTATTTCAATCCGCTGGTCGCCTGGATGTGGGTAGGCTCGCTGCTGATGGTATTCGGCGGGGTGATCAGTATTTCTGACAGGCGATACCGTATTGGCGCCCCGGCCCGCCGCAAGCGCAAAACTGCAATGGCGGCAAATCCATGAACCGTATGATCTACCTTCTGCCGCTGGCGATCTTTCTGGTTATCGCCGGATATTTCGCCAAGGGATTGACCCTCAATCCGCGCGATATGCCTTCCATGCTGATTGATCAGGAGGTGCCGCCGTTTGATCTGAAGCCGATTAAGGGATCAATGCGGGGATTTTCAAGCGAAGACCTTAAGGGGCAGGTGACACTGGTCAACATTTTTGGCTCGTGGTGTGTGGCGTGCCTTGCCGAACATCCGATGCTGATGAAAATTCACGAACAGAAACTTGTTCCCATTTACGGCATCGACTGGCGCGAGAAAGACCCGGAGGCGGGACCTAAATGGCTGGCCCGTCGCGGTGATCCTTACACCCTGATTGGCGACGACCCGGAAAGCAAGGCGGCAATAGCTTTTGGCGTCACCGGTGCACCGGAAACCTTCTTCATCGATAGGCGCGGCTTCATCCGTTACAAGCATGTCGGCCCGATCACCCCTGAAAACTGGGAAAGCACTCTGTGGCCGATTGTCCAGGAGTTGCGAAAATTATGAACAATCATCTTTCCCCCTCAAGCGCCGGGCGTTCGCTACGCTCTCTTGGCTCGCCGCATAAGCGGCGGCCCACGGTCACGGGCTTGGCAGCGCTTGTCGCGCTTGTTTTCGTGCTGCTGGCCCTTGGTTTTTCGCCAGCTATGGCCGTTGAACCGAGCGAGATTCTGGATGATCCGGTGCTGGAAGAGCGGGCCCGGGAAATTTCCAAAGGGCTTCGTTGTGTGGTCTGTCAGAATCAGTCCATTGACGGTTCCAACGCCGATCTGGCCCGGGATATGCGGGTGCTGGTTCGCGAACGGCTCCTCGCCGGTGACAGCAACATCCAAGTGACTGACTACATGGTCTCGCGCTACGGCGATTTTGTCCTGCTCAATCCGCCCTTCAAGGCCGCCACCTACGCCCTGTGGTTGGGACCCTTGCTGATCATTGGTCTTGGACTGTTCGTGGTGGTTGTCTTCTACCGACGCCGTGGCAGTACAGATGTCGTCGAGGCTGTGCCGGTTGCCCTAAGCGATGAGGAAAGTCGCCGCCTTGAAGCCCTGATGAAGGACGAGAGCTAGATTATGAGCGCCGAGGCACTGCAATTGTCGGCCATAGCCGCCGTCCTCGCGCTTGGCGTGCTGGCGATTATGTTGTGGCCGCTTGTTAAAAGGCGGACCGCTGAAAATGCGCCACGCGAAGACTACGACATCAATGTCTATAAGGATCAGTTACTTGAGATCGAGGCCGACCTTGAGCGCGGCCTGTTAAGCGCCGGTCAGGGCGAGGCCGCGCGCACTGAAATCAAACGCCGGATGCTGGCCTCCGCTGACAGTGAAGAGACCGTGACTGAAACGGCCGGGTCGGGATCAAACGGCCTGATGATTACCATCCTGACGGTGTTGATGCCGGTCGGTGCTGTGTTGTTGTACCTCAACCTGGGGAGCCCCGAGCGGGCTGACCAGCCGCTGGCAGGACGGGCTCTCGAGGCGACCACGGCGCAGAGCGAAGAACACAAAAAAATCAGCCAGTCGGCAAATAAGCTGGCGGCTTTTTTGAAAAATAATCCTGACGATCTGCGTGGCTGGACATTACTTGCGCGTACCTATCTGTCGCTGGGTCGTTATCCGGACTCGGCCATGGCCTACGCCGAGGCTTATCGGGTCAGCGAGGAAAGTGCCGATCTTGCTGTTGATTATGGCGAAGCCCTGACACTGGCGGCGGATTCTGAAATTTCCGAGAAGGCGCGTAGGCTGTTTGAAAAAGCTCTCGCCGCCGATATTACCGATGCCAAGGCCCGTTATTATCTGGGTATGTTCAAGGCCCAGCAGGACGACGTCCGTGGCGCCATGCAGGCGTGGATTGATCTGGCGACAATGTCGCCGCCGGAGGCCCCGTGGGTGCCGATATTAAACCAGCAGATTGACCGCGCCGCCCGTGATTCAGGCATCGACCCGGCCTCAATTGCGCCCAGCGCCGAAGCCTTGGCGCTGGCAAAAAAGATTCAGCAAAATACGCAGGCGCCAGCACCAGCGCCGACCACAGCGGATGTCAAGGAAGCGATGGGAATGTCCGAAGGGGATCGCAACCAGATGATCCGCAGCATGGTTGAACGGTTGGCTGGTAAAATGAAAGATAATCCCAAGAACAAGGAAGGCTGGTTACGGCTGGAGCGCGCCTACCGTGTCCTGGGTGAGGTCGACAAAGCCGACGAAGCGGCCGCCCGCGCCGCCCTGCTTCCGTAAAAACTTAACGGCTGGAGTCGGATTCCAGCACCCTGCATATTCTTCTCACCGCGACGATCCCGAAGACGGCTGCGAGAACGCCGAGCAGGGCCGGGAAAATGGCGAGAAGGATCATCGTCGAATTGTTATCCTTCAAGGTATCGATGGATTCTTCCGTTTCCATAAGATCATCGCTGGCGTTTTCTCTGATCAGGGTGATTAAATTGTGGACACTCCCGGAAAGTGTCTTTGCCCTGGAATCAAATTCCGGCATCATCTTGTTTCCGCCAGCAGGCCCTTCGGCGATATAACGGTTCGCCATGATCATACCATGGTCATAAAAAGGGTCGAATTTTTCCGTGATATCATTAAGAAGACCCGTCATTTCAGTCAGATTGACCGTACCGGCGATTTCGTGGGCTTCGGCGACCGCTTTTTTTAAATCCTTGGCGTATAAAGCGGCCTGTTCAAAACCGTCATCCAGGCCATCCAGGCCGCGGGTTGCAGAAATATCGGTCAGGTATTGTTGAACCTGAATGATGTCGTAGCGAATATCATTGACGATACCCAGCAATTTCAAATCGTCGCGGGCGACGCGCTCCAACATTTCATCGGTTTGCTCGAGATAGGGCTGTTCAATGAACAACTGAACGACGGACCACCCGGCGATCATCGAGGTTGAGATAAAGAGAGCAAAAATGATCATGTTCATTTTGGCCCGGATAATCTTGACGATATTGAGAAGATCCTCATTCATCTTCTTTTCTTCCTTCTGGCAACTCTTGGGTACCCTGCGGGGTTTCATTTTCTACCGCAGGAACGGGTTCAGGGTGGCGATTTGCGTCCAGCTTCCGTTTTGCTTCTTCCAGGTCGTTGACCCTGGCCGCTCTTCTGGCGATTAAAACGGTAATAAGTGATCCCCCGATGACAATAGCATAGCCACCAAAATAGATGTGTTCTGTCGTGACCATCTTTGCTTATTGCTCTCTCACGTGTAGGGGGATTTGTTCGGTTTGAAATACGAAAATACAGCTTTCAACGGTGGCTTCTGAAACAGAGCCCGGCAGGACCGGGAAAAACGGCGTGCGTTCAATTTCTCGCCACCTCCCTTGGGCCGCGAGGCTGGCGAGTTTGTCTTTAAAACCAAGGGGTTCATAGACCAGATTGCTTAAGGAAAAGATCAGGTGCCCACCCGGTTTGGTAATCCGGATCATTTCGTCAAGCGACTGGGGCGGTGCGTGTCCGGCAGTCAGAACGCCAAAGGATACAACGGCAGCAAACCGGCCGTCCTCAAAGGCGAGTTCTGTGCCCAACGCCATTTGCTTAAGGTTTGTGTAGACGGATTTTACCGCCGCCTGATCCAGCATCCCTTGGGAAAGATCAATCCCGGCCAGATCAAGGTAGCCCATGTAAGACAGGATCTCGCCCAGTAAGCCGGTCCCGCAACCGGCATCAAGAAGGGTGCCGCTATCAGCGTCAATATGCCGTCCGATCAAGCCTGCGGCGACGGCGGGATTTCGGTATCCGAATGCTGTCAGATCACTGTCGTAACGGGTCGCCCAGTCATCGTATATGGACGTCAGTTCTTCGCCGTTTTGCGCTCCGTAAACCTGGCGGAGAAATGCTTCCCGATCGTCACTGCTCATGAAATCGCGCCCAATCCTATTCCCATACTTTCTTAACCAGAATGCCGAAGGCATTGACATAACCCGGTACGACGACGAAATCATCTTCAAAATTCCCCTCCGTCGCCTTGGTATGGCATTTTTGGCAACGTGCTTTTGAGCCAACGGCCTTGCTGGTGAAAGCGGCGGCGGGAACATCGTCGTGTTTGCGGATAAAGCGCGGTGTGTCGGTAATCTTCATGGGCGGATTGTTCAGATCGACCCCGGCGAGAAACTTCTGGGCCCGCCGGTGCGGGTCCACATCCGAAGCGTGCGCCAAATGATAGTCCGTCACTTCCTTCAATGTTGCGGGCGACAGGCTGGCGTCTTCACCAAAATGATTGGCAAGGTCGGCCAGCATGGCAGCCCATGATTTCGCCGGCAGCATCTGCGGACGGTACAAAAGATGACATTCAGCGCATTCGGTTTTCACCGCCTCGCTGGCAATTGGTGGAAAGGGGCCGCCGGCCATCGCCGGTGAGGCGAGAACGGCAAGCAATCCACAAAGGGTGAGGATACGGATCATCTTATTGCGAGATCATAAAAGTTAGATAGTCGCCCTTTTCCTGGGCCGTGCATTCGCGGCCAAGGACGCTTCTGCAATTGCGGAAGAACCACTTGTCGACTTTTTCCGTATCCGTATAACGGGCAGCATTTTTCGAGACGGCCATGGGGTCGATGACCTTTCCGGCGCGGGTCTCGCCGGTGGCAAACGGTGTTGCCCCGTGGCAGGTGGAACACGAAGGGGTATCGGGCTTGCCCCCTGAATGTTTTGTGGTGAACAGGGTATTGCCAGCGGCAGCAGAAAAACCGGCAAAGGCAGGGTTATCTGCTTTGGCCTGGGCGGTGAAGGCGGCGACGATGGCGTCGCGGGCCGGATTGGCCTGGGCGGCACCAGTGCCAAGGGTGCTAAACAAAACGGCACTCAGGGCGATAGCAAGACTTAACATCTTCATTGGGGTCACTCCTATTGTTTCGGGATTTTGATGTTCTGGTCATCAAAACGGCCGCTGGCGGCGTCCTGATGACAGGATTTGCAATGGGATTTACCACCCACACCTTTTCGTTTGAAAACGTCCGGGGCGATGTCGTCATGTTTGCGAACCCAGTACGGGGTTGCTGAAATCTGGTTGGGTGCTGCGGGTGATACGACGCGAAAACGGTTTGATGCTTCCGTGTCCCATTCTTCGGCAGCGTGGGCGGAAAGATAGGCGGTAATGGCAATTGCCGTTTTCGGGCGAAGGCTGGCGTCCTCGCCAAAATGATCATCCAGACTGGCCATCATGCCTGTCCACGATGCGCGCGGCAGAAGGCTTGGGTGATAAACCTCGTGACAATCGCCGCACTCGGTTTGGAAATCTTCGTTTTCGGCCATTTTGAGCAGGCCCGATGGCGGCATCGTCGAAAAGGCCCATAACAGGGAACCGGCAATCATCGCGAAACCGGCCATAGCGGTTATCGCCGCAAGCGGTCGGGCGTCCCGGTGGGTGGGTGGCTTGACGTTATCGGGGACGCGCTTGTATCCGTCGATCATGGATTTGATCAGGTTTTCCCCGCTCAGGCGGATTTCTGTAAAGACGCCGAAAATATGAAAGACAACCAGGGCCATCAGGACAATGGTCAGGGCGCCATGAATGCCCGCAGCCATATCGCCGACCTGATAATTGGCGGCCCCTGCTAGTGGCCCCTGGTTTTCCTCTCCGCCAAGCACCAAAAGACCGCTTAAGGTGATCCCGGCGAGAATGAAAATAAGCGCAAAAATCATCAGCGCGCCCGCCGGATTGTGGCCAATGTAATGGGTTGGGCGCAGGAAAAACACTTCCCGGATATGGGCGAGGACTTCTGCGGGTGTAAAAGTAAAGGTTTCCAGCCTTGAATATTCAGAGCCGAAAATACCCCAGACAAGGCGGAAGATCACCAGCAATACGGTACCATAACCAGCCCATAAATGAACGCCCATCCACCATTCGGGGGACAGGAAACCGGTCATCAGACCGATCACTACCAGGGAGACAAGCGACCAGTGAAACAGCCTTGTCGGCAAGTCCCATACCTTGACTTTGTGATCTTTAATTTCAGTGTCAGACACGGCAAGCGGGGTCCTTATTTATCTATGGCTGGCAAGGTATACATTATAAGCTGAACCACACCTGATGTCCCGGTTCAGGTAGCGTTCATCTTAGAACTCTTACAGTTATCAGAGGGCTCGGTTGAGGGTACTTTGGGCTTTCAGTGGGCTGTGTCTGGAGAGCTGTTTCACAATGGACAAATCAACGGCTGTAGAGGTGTCGCCTGACAATATTTCAGAGCGAAAGAGCGTCCGTATCTGGGACCTGCCAACCAGGGTCTTTCACTGGGTGCTGCTGGTGCTTGTCGCTGTCGCCTGGATATCGTCAGAGGCCGACGGAGCGTTGTTCAACATTCATATCGTTTCGGGAATCATCATTCTGGCGATGATTGTTTTTCGTATCATCTGGGGCGTCATCGGTTCACGCCATGCCCTGTTTACGGATTTCGTCAAGGGCTGGTCGAAAGTCCGCGCATACGCTAAAAACCTGTTCATGTTCAAAGCGCCCTTTCACGCCGGTCATAATCCTGTTGGCGGCTGGATGATCATCGCCCTTCTGGTCAGTCTGGCGGTGACGTCTTTCAGTGGTTTGTTCATATCC comes from Rhodospirillaceae bacterium and encodes:
- a CDS encoding heme lyase CcmF/NrfE family subunit, translating into MIAEAGHFALVLALFVAIVQAVVPMIGAHRGNAVWMSMDKPSAISQVLLVSFAFGCLTYSHVVSDFSVVNVVQNSHSLKPMLYKVAGVWGNHEGSLLLWVFILAAFGSAVALFGANLPPTLRARVLGVQSLIAVGFYLFMLLTSNPFERVFPPAMDGRDLNPLLQDPGLAFHPPFLYLGYVGFSMAFSFAIAALIEGRVDAAWARWVRPWTLAAWSFLTIGIALGSWWAYYELGWGGWWFWDPVENASFMPWLAGTALLHSAIVVEKRDTMKTWTIFLAILAFSMSLLGTFLVRSGVLTSVHAFATDPERGVFILMLLMIVIGGSLVLFAMRGPALRSTGVFKPISREGGLLLNNLVMSTGCAVVLLGTLYPLFLDAVGGSKVSVGPPFFNSVFIPLMVPMFMAMGFGPFLSWKRADIVQAALRLKIAFVVAGVAVAAAVAIAGEGPFLGLVGLGLAAWLMTSTLVELAERIKLFKEPLTTSLGRLLRQPRASWGMTFAHLGMAIAIAGMAGAGGWKVESIQVMKPGDQVNVAGYDYTFFGARQDQGPNYTIIEGTFQVTKDGQDVATLKAEKRNYPVRQMPTTEAAIHSLFSGDLYAVIGDPDGQDGGFVTRIYFNPLVAWMWVGSLLMVFGGVISISDRRYRIGAPARRKRKTAMAANP
- a CDS encoding heme ABC transporter permease; its protein translation is MLHRFANPTRFLRIASVVQPWMAWATVLLGGAGLYLGLFNSPADYQQGNSVRIMYVHVPSAWMAMFCYSSMAIAAAVGLIWKHPLADVAAKATAPIGACFTFLALFTGSLWGKPMWGTWWVWDARLTSMLVLLFLYLGYIALVNAFDDPTRGTRASSILVLVGFINVPIIKFSVDWWNTLHQPASVIKMGGPSIDASMLWPLLLMAVAFTTYYLWVLLIRIRAEIIGNKIRIARLKQVHG
- a CDS encoding class I SAM-dependent methyltransferase, which encodes MSSDDREAFLRQVYGAQNGEELTSIYDDWATRYDSDLTAFGYRNPAVAAGLIGRHIDADSGTLLDAGCGTGLLGEILSYMGYLDLAGIDLSQGMLDQAAVKSVYTNLKQMALGTELAFEDGRFAAVVSFGVLTAGHAPPQSLDEMIRITKPGGHLIFSLSNLVYEPLGFKDKLASLAAQGRWREIERTPFFPVLPGSVSEATVESCIFVFQTEQIPLHVREQ
- a CDS encoding cytochrome B yields the protein MDKSTAVEVSPDNISERKSVRIWDLPTRVFHWVLLVLVAVAWISSEADGALFNIHIVSGIIILAMIVFRIIWGVIGSRHALFTDFVKGWSKVRAYAKNLFMFKAPFHAGHNPVGGWMIIALLVSLAVTSFSGLFISDDGYSGPLVYTVSPWLSNAMGDLHEGVAGLLGFLIGFHVLGVIGHGLMSGENLPRSMWNGNKSVPAGRNISSIASVGWWRVALAVSLSIAAIWQLLP
- a CDS encoding cytochrome C, which gives rise to MIRILTLCGLLAVLASPAMAGGPFPPIASEAVKTECAECHLLYRPQMLPAKSWAAMLADLANHFGEDASLSPATLKEVTDYHLAHASDVDPHRRAQKFLAGVDLNNPPMKITDTPRFIRKHDDVPAAAFTSKAVGSKARCQKCHTKATEGNFEDDFVVVPGYVNAFGILVKKVWE
- the ccmI gene encoding c-type cytochrome biogenesis protein CcmI — its product is MSAEALQLSAIAAVLALGVLAIMLWPLVKRRTAENAPREDYDINVYKDQLLEIEADLERGLLSAGQGEAARTEIKRRMLASADSEETVTETAGSGSNGLMITILTVLMPVGAVLLYLNLGSPERADQPLAGRALEATTAQSEEHKKISQSANKLAAFLKNNPDDLRGWTLLARTYLSLGRYPDSAMAYAEAYRVSEESADLAVDYGEALTLAADSEISEKARRLFEKALAADITDAKARYYLGMFKAQQDDVRGAMQAWIDLATMSPPEAPWVPILNQQIDRAARDSGIDPASIAPSAEALALAKKIQQNTQAPAPAPTTADVKEAMGMSEGDRNQMIRSMVERLAGKMKDNPKNKEGWLRLERAYRVLGEVDKADEAAARAALLP
- a CDS encoding DUF1924 domain-containing protein yields the protein MLSLAIALSAVLFSTLGTGAAQANPARDAIVAAFTAQAKADNPAFAGFSAAAGNTLFTTKHSGGKPDTPSCSTCHGATPFATGETRAGKVIDPMAVSKNAARYTDTEKVDKWFFRNCRSVLGRECTAQEKGDYLTFMISQ
- the ccmB gene encoding heme exporter protein CcmB, which translates into the protein MNGFLAILKRDLHLATRQGMDNMMVVMFFVIAVVLFPFGVGPEPNILARIAAGVIWVAALLASMLSLERLFQTDFEDGSLELLSLSPITLEVAVLAKVAAHWLTTGLPLIIAAPLLAVLLNMNTEGFPMLILALLLGTPSLSLIGAVGAALILGSRRGGVLLALLILPLYIPVLIFGVSAIDAVIGGFEANAQLLILGAFLMGALALCPWAAAAGVRQAIE
- a CDS encoding cytochrome c-type biogenesis protein CcmH, whose product is MNNHLSPSSAGRSLRSLGSPHKRRPTVTGLAALVALVFVLLALGFSPAMAVEPSEILDDPVLEERAREISKGLRCVVCQNQSIDGSNADLARDMRVLVRERLLAGDSNIQVTDYMVSRYGDFVLLNPPFKAATYALWLGPLLIIGLGLFVVVVFYRRRGSTDVVEAVPVALSDEESRRLEALMKDES
- the ccmD gene encoding heme exporter protein CcmD, whose protein sequence is MDMGGYGAYIWPSYGVTAVVMIVMLVTSLRGLRENEATLQSLEVSTEDKS
- the ccmE gene encoding cytochrome c maturation protein CcmE; translated protein: MKRKHKRLTFVGLALLLIAAAAGLILSAFEESIVFFHSPTDIVEKSVPATQRLRLGGLVEEGSVEKLPDAVVMFKVTDMANSVQVSYRGILPDLFREGQGVVAEGTFSAGVFTADEVLAKHDENYMPPEVADALKKSGKWDDMSEEMKRQGHVPGETTK
- a CDS encoding cytochrome B; the encoded protein is MSDTEIKDHKVKVWDLPTRLFHWSLVSLVVIGLMTGFLSPEWWMGVHLWAGYGTVLLVIFRLVWGIFGSEYSRLETFTFTPAEVLAHIREVFFLRPTHYIGHNPAGALMIFALIFILAGITLSGLLVLGGEENQGPLAGAANYQVGDMAAGIHGALTIVLMALVVFHIFGVFTEIRLSGENLIKSMIDGYKRVPDNVKPPTHRDARPLAAITAMAGFAMIAGSLLWAFSTMPPSGLLKMAENEDFQTECGDCHEVYHPSLLPRASWTGMMASLDDHFGEDASLRPKTAIAITAYLSAHAAEEWDTEASNRFRVVSPAAPNQISATPYWVRKHDDIAPDVFKRKGVGGKSHCKSCHQDAASGRFDDQNIKIPKQ
- a CDS encoding DsbE family thiol:disulfide interchange protein → MNRMIYLLPLAIFLVIAGYFAKGLTLNPRDMPSMLIDQEVPPFDLKPIKGSMRGFSSEDLKGQVTLVNIFGSWCVACLAEHPMLMKIHEQKLVPIYGIDWREKDPEAGPKWLARRGDPYTLIGDDPESKAAIAFGVTGAPETFFIDRRGFIRYKHVGPITPENWESTLWPIVQELRKL
- the ccmA gene encoding heme ABC exporter ATP-binding protein CcmA; the protein is MSIFCGQDLICVRGERTVFSGLDFNLDAGGALVLIGPNGSGKSSLLRLMTGLLPQAGGRLSWNDEAISEDPEAHGGRMHYVGHHDAVKPVLSVAENVNFWTSLRGGAVDVMTALETFGIAHLADVPGRFLSAGQKRRVNLARIVAAPAPLWLLDEPTTALDKQTIAELEATISAHRAGGGMVVISTHSDMHLESFEVLDLADYAIRQAS